One Mycobacteroides abscessus ATCC 19977 genomic window carries:
- a CDS encoding acetate kinase gives MSAGGSVLVLNCGSSSVKYQLIEPESGRVIAHGLVERIGEEEIGNHEEALRLVFDSIDTGDVVVVGHRVVHGGQKFHEPTVLDDAVVAQIAELSSLAPLHNPAGVQGIEVARRLLPDVPQVAVFDTAFFFGLPPAAAIYALDRAVAERYGIRRYGFHGTSHQYVSQQAAAFLGRGYADINQIVLHLGNGASASAILRGRAVETSMGLTPLEGLVMGTRTGDIDAGIVFHLARHGMSIDEIDTVFNRRSGMLGLCGANDFREVHRLIDAGDAAAQLAYNVYVHRLRKYIGAYIATLGGADVISFTAGAGENDALLRADALAGLEVFGIEIDAARNQVRSGEARRISTDSSRVTVLVVPTNEELAIARAAVEAI, from the coding sequence GTGAGCGCCGGCGGGTCTGTTCTGGTCCTCAACTGCGGCTCGTCCTCGGTCAAGTATCAGCTCATCGAGCCGGAATCGGGCCGAGTGATTGCTCACGGACTGGTGGAGCGCATCGGCGAGGAGGAGATCGGCAACCACGAAGAGGCGTTGCGGCTGGTCTTCGACTCCATCGACACCGGTGATGTGGTGGTAGTCGGTCACCGTGTAGTGCACGGGGGCCAGAAGTTTCACGAACCGACGGTGCTTGACGACGCGGTGGTCGCGCAGATCGCCGAGCTGTCTTCCCTGGCACCGCTACACAACCCGGCCGGGGTACAGGGCATCGAGGTGGCGCGGCGCCTGCTCCCGGATGTGCCGCAGGTGGCGGTTTTCGACACCGCGTTCTTCTTCGGCCTGCCACCGGCGGCGGCCATCTACGCGCTGGATCGTGCTGTCGCAGAGCGATATGGCATCCGTCGCTACGGGTTTCACGGTACCTCGCACCAGTATGTGTCGCAGCAGGCCGCGGCCTTCCTGGGGCGTGGGTATGCCGACATCAACCAGATCGTGCTGCATCTGGGCAACGGGGCGTCGGCGTCGGCGATTCTGCGCGGCCGCGCGGTGGAAACCTCGATGGGCCTGACCCCGCTGGAGGGGTTGGTGATGGGCACCCGCACCGGTGATATCGACGCAGGCATCGTGTTCCACCTGGCCCGTCACGGCATGAGCATCGACGAGATCGACACGGTGTTCAACAGACGGTCGGGCATGCTTGGGTTGTGTGGTGCCAATGACTTTCGTGAGGTGCACCGTTTGATCGATGCCGGTGATGCCGCGGCCCAGCTTGCCTACAACGTGTATGTGCACCGGTTGCGTAAGTACATCGGTGCCTACATCGCGACATTGGGTGGCGCCGACGTCATTTCGTTCACCGCCGGGGCAGGGGAGAACGACGCGTTGCTGCGGGCCGATGCCCTGGCGGGGCTGGAAGTGTTCGGTATCGAGATCGACGCCGCGCGTAACCAGGTGCGGTCCGGTGAGGCTCGCCGCATCTCCACCGACTCCTCACGGGTGACGGTACTCGTGGTGCCCACCAATGAGGAGCTGGCGATCGCGCGTGCCGCGGTGGAAGCGATCTGA
- the pta gene encoding phosphate acetyltransferase, protein MTQPKASSIYIASPEGDTGKSTVALGVMHRLAASVARVGVFRPIARSGESVDYILELLLEQSTADIAYEDCLGVSYHDVHQDPDAAIAQIVDRYHAVAERCDAVVIVGSDYTDVASPSELGTNARIAVNLGAPVLLTIKGFDRTPDEVAALAEVCLGELKAQRAHTAAIVANRCNPGQLDEVRQALARFDKPAWVLPEVPLLVSPSVEELMKAVKGSLVSGDEALLSREATSFMVAGMTAEHCLERLKEGQAVIFPADRSDVLLAVASAHVAEGFPSLSAIILNGGLKLHPRIADLVDGIGLRLPIIETDSGTFETASAAAHARGRVTVASARKIDTALALMDRYVDGADLVAQLAIPIPSVTTPQMFEYQLLDRARDNRKRIVLPEGDDDRILKAAGRLLQRQVADLTILGEEAEIRSRAAELGVDISNALVVSPKTSDLAEKFADQYFELRKHKGMTPDRAREIMRNVSYFGTMLVYNDIVDGMVSGAAHTTAHTIRPAFEVIRTTSGVSTVSSIFLMCLADRVLAYGDCAIVPDPTSEQLADIAISSARTAAQFGIDPRVAMLSYSTGSSGSGADVEKVRIATELVRSRQPELLVEGPIQYDAAVEPSVAATKMPDSPVAGRATVLIFPDLNTGNNTYKAVQRSAGAVAIGPVLQGLRKPINDLSRGALVEDIVNTVAITAIQAQERKQS, encoded by the coding sequence ATGACCCAGCCCAAGGCATCGAGTATTTATATTGCCTCGCCCGAAGGGGACACCGGAAAGTCCACGGTGGCCCTGGGCGTAATGCATCGGCTGGCCGCGTCGGTGGCGCGTGTGGGTGTGTTCCGCCCCATCGCGCGGTCCGGGGAAAGCGTGGACTACATCCTGGAATTGCTGTTGGAGCAGAGTACTGCCGATATCGCGTATGAGGACTGCCTTGGTGTCTCGTACCACGACGTCCATCAGGACCCGGATGCGGCAATCGCCCAGATCGTGGACAGATATCACGCGGTCGCGGAGCGCTGCGACGCTGTGGTGATCGTCGGTAGTGACTACACCGATGTCGCGAGCCCCAGCGAGCTGGGCACCAATGCCCGCATCGCGGTCAACCTCGGCGCACCGGTCCTGTTGACCATCAAGGGATTCGATCGGACGCCCGACGAGGTGGCGGCGCTGGCCGAGGTCTGTCTGGGCGAGCTCAAGGCGCAGCGCGCACACACCGCCGCTATCGTCGCCAACCGCTGCAACCCCGGCCAACTGGACGAGGTGCGCCAGGCCCTGGCGCGGTTCGATAAGCCGGCCTGGGTGTTGCCCGAGGTACCGCTGTTGGTCTCGCCGTCGGTCGAGGAACTCATGAAAGCGGTCAAAGGGTCCCTGGTCAGTGGTGACGAGGCACTGCTCTCCCGCGAGGCCACCAGCTTCATGGTCGCGGGCATGACAGCAGAACATTGCCTGGAGCGGCTCAAGGAGGGCCAGGCCGTCATCTTCCCCGCGGACCGCTCGGACGTACTACTCGCCGTGGCAAGTGCGCATGTGGCAGAAGGCTTTCCGTCGCTATCGGCCATCATCTTGAATGGTGGGCTCAAGCTGCACCCGCGCATCGCAGATCTGGTGGACGGTATCGGGCTGCGGTTGCCGATCATCGAGACGGACTCCGGCACCTTCGAGACCGCGAGCGCGGCCGCGCATGCGCGTGGCCGGGTGACGGTGGCTTCTGCGCGCAAGATCGATACCGCGCTCGCGCTGATGGACAGGTACGTGGATGGCGCGGATCTCGTTGCGCAGCTCGCTATCCCGATACCGTCGGTTACCACGCCGCAGATGTTCGAGTACCAGCTGCTGGACCGGGCACGCGACAACCGCAAGCGCATCGTGTTGCCCGAGGGCGACGACGACAGGATTCTCAAGGCCGCCGGCCGGCTATTGCAGCGTCAGGTCGCCGACCTGACGATCCTGGGCGAAGAGGCCGAAATCCGCTCCCGTGCCGCCGAGCTCGGTGTCGACATCTCGAACGCGCTCGTTGTCAGTCCCAAGACCAGCGATCTGGCCGAGAAGTTCGCGGACCAGTACTTCGAGCTGCGTAAGCACAAGGGCATGACGCCCGATCGGGCACGTGAAATCATGCGTAACGTCTCGTATTTCGGCACCATGCTGGTGTACAACGACATCGTCGATGGCATGGTCTCCGGTGCGGCGCACACCACCGCGCATACGATTAGGCCGGCGTTCGAAGTCATAAGGACGACGTCCGGTGTTTCCACGGTGTCCAGCATCTTCCTGATGTGCCTGGCCGATCGGGTGCTGGCGTACGGAGACTGCGCCATCGTGCCCGATCCAACCTCCGAGCAGCTGGCCGATATCGCCATCTCGTCGGCGCGGACCGCCGCGCAGTTCGGCATCGATCCCCGGGTGGCGATGCTGTCCTACTCCACCGGGTCGTCGGGAAGCGGCGCGGATGTGGAAAAGGTGCGTATCGCAACGGAGTTGGTTCGTTCGCGGCAACCCGAGCTGCTCGTCGAGGGGCCCATCCAATACGACGCGGCGGTCGAGCCGTCGGTGGCGGCCACCAAGATGCCCGATTCCCCGGTGGCGGGCCGTGCGACGGTGCTGATTTTCCCCGACCTCAATACCGGGAACAACACCTACAAGGCGGTGCAACGCAGCGCCGGTGCCGTCGCCATCGGACCCGTGCTGCAGGGGCTGCGTAAGCCCATCAACGACCTTTCACGCGGGGCGTTGGTGGAGGACATCGTCAACACCGTGGCCATCACCGCAATCCAGGCACAGGAAAGGAAACAATCGTGA
- a CDS encoding alpha-mannosidase yields the protein MHDDRRIVEDRIRRFVDKRLNGAVYVDSAPLTVTAWAAPGEPVPFAEAVGQDFHEITPGTPWGPPWSTMWLHVTGTVPPSWRGRDEGSPEMRVELGFTGGPGFNAEGLVYRPDGTVVKGIAPRNAFVPIDNPDGPVDFYIEAAANPDIGKYFWSPMPLGDKATSGEDALYRLGDVDLALRDLNLWGLQQDIATLDGLMHTLPEDLPRRHEILRALERMLDTVDPDDLAGTAAAGREQLADVLARPAYASAHRITAVGHAHIDSAWLWPVRETVRKCARTFSNMVDLMDRHPDFRFACSSAQQYAWIKDKYPSLFARIKEKVAAGQFIPVGGMWVEADTNMPGAEAMARQFVMGKRFFLDEFGIDTPEVWLPDSFGYSAAMPQIVAASGSEYFLTQKISWNSVNRMPHHTFIWEGIDGTGVFTHFPPVDTYNSDLGGGDLAHAQRNYRDSGAGTMSLVPFGYGDGGGGPTREMLAYATRKRSLEGSPTVTLGTPAQFFADARAEYANPPRWSGELYLELHRGTYTSQANTKQGNRRSEHLLREAELWAATAAVRTGFEYPYAELDEIWKLVLLQQFHDILPGSSIAWVHKDAERNYAAIANRLQAVIEAATGALAGTGARKLVFNAAPHARDGVPALGASVADRPRPVTPTPAPGGFRLDNGTIAATFDADGLLVSLVDAVSGREAMAAPGNLLQLHRDTPNQWDAWDIDGFYRNTVTDLAGADSVAIVDDALVIARTFGNSRVMQRITLRQGSGALDIDIDIDWHESEKLLKLSFPFDVHADRSASETQFGHVYRPTHANTSWDEAKFEICAHRWVHVGESGYGVAVVNNSTYGHDISRRGSTTVVRMSLLRAPLFPDPDCDQGRHRLQFSVRPGATIGDAVEEGYRRNLDPRIVNGAVDAVEPLISLDNPAVVVESVKLALDGSGDVVVRLYESRGGRAEATLRSNFGHGQPIVTDLLERPIDESGTVSFNGDEIHLTLRPFKILTLRFPSVERRA from the coding sequence ATGCATGACGATCGGCGGATCGTTGAGGACCGCATTCGGCGCTTTGTCGACAAACGCCTGAACGGTGCCGTCTATGTGGATTCGGCGCCCCTGACGGTGACCGCCTGGGCCGCACCCGGCGAGCCGGTGCCGTTCGCCGAGGCAGTGGGCCAGGACTTCCACGAGATCACCCCCGGGACGCCGTGGGGCCCCCCGTGGTCGACCATGTGGCTGCATGTGACGGGGACCGTTCCGCCGTCGTGGCGCGGCCGGGACGAGGGCAGCCCCGAAATGCGCGTGGAGCTGGGTTTCACCGGCGGGCCGGGATTCAACGCTGAAGGGCTGGTGTATCGGCCGGACGGCACCGTGGTGAAGGGCATCGCACCGCGCAATGCCTTCGTGCCCATCGACAATCCGGACGGGCCCGTGGACTTCTACATCGAGGCCGCTGCCAACCCGGATATCGGCAAGTACTTCTGGTCGCCGATGCCGTTGGGAGACAAGGCCACCAGCGGTGAGGACGCGCTGTATCGGCTGGGTGATGTCGACCTCGCGTTGCGAGACCTGAATCTGTGGGGGTTGCAACAGGACATCGCCACGTTGGACGGGCTGATGCACACCCTCCCCGAGGATCTGCCGCGCCGCCACGAGATCCTGCGCGCCCTGGAACGCATGTTGGACACGGTGGATCCTGACGATCTCGCGGGCACCGCGGCAGCTGGACGCGAGCAGCTGGCCGACGTCCTGGCACGTCCGGCGTATGCCAGTGCCCACCGGATCACCGCTGTCGGTCACGCGCATATCGACTCGGCCTGGCTGTGGCCCGTGCGCGAGACGGTCCGTAAGTGTGCGCGAACCTTCTCCAACATGGTCGATTTGATGGACCGGCATCCCGATTTCCGCTTCGCGTGCTCCTCGGCGCAGCAGTACGCGTGGATCAAAGACAAGTATCCGAGCCTGTTCGCCCGCATCAAGGAGAAGGTCGCTGCCGGGCAGTTCATTCCGGTAGGGGGCATGTGGGTCGAAGCCGACACCAACATGCCCGGCGCGGAGGCCATGGCCCGGCAGTTCGTGATGGGTAAGCGGTTCTTCCTTGACGAGTTCGGAATCGACACCCCGGAGGTGTGGCTGCCCGATTCCTTTGGCTACTCCGCGGCGATGCCGCAGATCGTCGCCGCGTCCGGCTCGGAATACTTTTTGACGCAAAAGATTTCGTGGAATTCCGTGAATCGGATGCCGCATCACACCTTCATCTGGGAGGGGATCGACGGCACGGGGGTGTTCACGCACTTCCCGCCGGTGGACACCTACAACTCGGACCTGGGCGGTGGTGATCTTGCCCACGCCCAGCGCAACTATCGTGATTCCGGTGCGGGGACCATGTCGCTGGTGCCCTTTGGTTACGGAGACGGAGGCGGCGGCCCCACCCGTGAAATGCTCGCGTACGCAACACGAAAGCGCTCTTTGGAGGGATCGCCGACGGTCACCCTGGGCACTCCCGCGCAGTTCTTCGCGGACGCGCGGGCCGAATATGCCAACCCGCCACGCTGGTCCGGTGAGCTGTATCTGGAACTGCACCGCGGCACATATACCTCTCAGGCCAACACCAAGCAGGGCAATCGGCGCAGCGAACATCTACTGCGCGAGGCCGAGCTGTGGGCGGCCACGGCCGCGGTGCGCACCGGCTTCGAATATCCGTACGCCGAGCTCGACGAGATCTGGAAGCTGGTGCTGCTGCAGCAGTTCCACGACATCCTGCCCGGTAGCTCCATCGCATGGGTGCACAAGGACGCCGAGCGCAACTACGCGGCGATCGCCAACAGACTTCAGGCCGTTATCGAAGCCGCGACCGGAGCCTTGGCGGGTACGGGCGCTCGGAAGCTGGTCTTCAATGCCGCGCCACACGCTCGCGATGGGGTGCCCGCGCTGGGCGCATCCGTCGCCGATCGGCCGCGCCCGGTCACTCCCACCCCGGCGCCGGGCGGATTCCGGCTGGACAACGGGACTATTGCCGCTACCTTCGACGCCGACGGCCTGTTGGTCTCTCTCGTCGATGCTGTCAGCGGACGCGAAGCCATGGCCGCACCCGGAAACCTGCTGCAACTGCACCGAGACACGCCTAACCAGTGGGATGCCTGGGATATCGATGGCTTCTACCGGAACACCGTGACCGACCTGGCCGGGGCAGATTCGGTCGCGATCGTGGACGACGCACTGGTCATCGCACGTACGTTCGGGAATTCCCGTGTCATGCAACGAATCACGTTGCGGCAAGGATCCGGGGCGCTCGACATCGATATCGATATCGATTGGCACGAATCCGAGAAACTCCTGAAACTCTCGTTCCCGTTCGATGTGCATGCCGACCGATCGGCCTCGGAAACCCAGTTCGGTCACGTATATCGGCCCACGCACGCCAACACCTCATGGGACGAGGCCAAGTTTGAGATCTGTGCGCACCGTTGGGTGCATGTGGGTGAATCCGGCTACGGGGTGGCGGTCGTCAACAACTCGACCTACGGCCACGACATCAGCCGACGGGGGTCCACCACCGTGGTGCGGATGTCCCTGTTGCGCGCGCCGCTCTTCCCCGACCCCGACTGCGACCAGGGGCGTCACCGGCTGCAGTTCTCGGTGCGCCCCGGGGCGACGATCGGCGACGCGGTCGAGGAGGGATATCGCCGCAACCTCGATCCGCGAATCGTCAACGGCGCCGTGGACGCCGTTGAGCCGCTGATCAGTCTGGATAACCCGGCCGTTGTCGTGGAATCGGTGAAGCTCGCGCTGGATGGCTCGGGCGATGTCGTGGTGCGGCTCTATGAATCTCGCGGCGGACGGGCGGAGGCCACCCTGCGCAGCAACTTCGGTCACGGACAGCCGATCGTCACGGACCTGCTGGAGCGTCCGATAGACGAGTCCGGCACTGTTAGTTTCAACGGAGACGAGATTCATCTGACACTCCGACCGTTCAAGATCCTCACGCTGCGATTTCCCAGCGTAGAAAGGCGCGCATGA
- a CDS encoding nitroreductase/quinone reductase family protein yields MSSLFRRFVDAVNTVPVMALNVPGLRSLAGRYFTVVTYTGRRSGQIFSTPVNYWRSGDDIVIWVGIPESKTWWRNFLGEGRPLQLRLNGVDVPGYGIARKDDNGRVTVTVRLGESV; encoded by the coding sequence ATGAGCTCGCTATTTCGACGCTTTGTCGACGCGGTGAACACCGTGCCGGTGATGGCGTTGAACGTGCCGGGGCTGCGCAGCCTGGCGGGTCGGTACTTCACGGTGGTCACCTACACGGGCCGGCGTTCGGGCCAGATCTTCAGTACCCCGGTCAACTATTGGCGCTCGGGAGACGACATCGTCATCTGGGTCGGCATCCCCGAATCCAAGACGTGGTGGCGAAACTTCCTCGGTGAGGGCAGGCCGCTACAGCTTCGACTCAACGGTGTCGACGTGCCCGGGTACGGAATCGCGAGAAAAGACGACAACGGCCGCGTGACGGTGACCGTCCGTCTTGGCGAGAGCGTCTAG
- the fgd gene encoding glucose-6-phosphate dehydrogenase (coenzyme-F420) gives MARELKLGYKASAEQFAPRELVELAVATESHGFDSATVSDHFQPWRYNGGHAPFSLAWMTAVGERTQRLQLGTSVLTPTFRYNPAVTAQAFATMGCLYPGRIFLGVGTGEALNEIATGYIGEWPEFKERFARLRESVRLMRELWTGERVDFEGEYYRTQGAAIYDVPEGGIPVYIAAGGAVVAKYAGRAGDGFICTSGKGEELYSGKLIPAVREGAALAERSFDDIDRMIEIKISYDPDPDKALENTRFWAPLSLTPEQKHSIHDPIEMERAADELPIEQVAKRWIVASDPDEAVEKVADYVGWGLNHLVFHAPGHDQKRFLELFKTDLEPRLRKLG, from the coding sequence ATGGCACGGGAACTGAAGCTGGGATACAAGGCATCGGCGGAGCAGTTCGCGCCGCGTGAGCTCGTGGAGTTGGCGGTCGCCACCGAGTCACACGGTTTCGACAGCGCCACCGTGAGCGATCACTTCCAGCCGTGGCGGTACAACGGCGGACATGCCCCGTTTTCGCTGGCCTGGATGACCGCCGTCGGCGAGCGCACCCAGCGGTTGCAGCTGGGCACCTCGGTGCTGACTCCGACCTTCCGCTATAACCCGGCCGTCACCGCCCAAGCCTTCGCCACCATGGGGTGCCTGTACCCGGGCCGCATCTTCCTGGGAGTCGGCACCGGTGAGGCCCTCAACGAGATCGCCACCGGATACATCGGCGAGTGGCCGGAGTTCAAGGAGCGTTTCGCGCGGCTGCGTGAGTCGGTCCGGCTCATGCGCGAGCTGTGGACCGGTGAGCGTGTCGACTTCGAGGGCGAGTACTACCGCACCCAGGGCGCCGCCATCTACGACGTGCCCGAGGGCGGCATCCCGGTCTACATCGCCGCGGGCGGTGCCGTCGTCGCGAAGTACGCCGGGCGGGCGGGAGACGGATTCATCTGTACCTCGGGCAAGGGCGAGGAGCTGTACTCCGGCAAGCTCATCCCCGCCGTCCGTGAAGGCGCCGCGCTGGCCGAGCGCAGCTTCGACGACATCGACCGGATGATCGAGATCAAGATTTCCTACGACCCGGATCCGGACAAGGCGCTGGAGAACACCCGCTTCTGGGCGCCGTTGTCGCTGACCCCCGAGCAGAAGCACAGCATCCACGATCCGATCGAGATGGAGCGCGCCGCCGACGAGCTGCCCATCGAGCAGGTTGCCAAGCGCTGGATCGTCGCCTCGGATCCGGATGAGGCGGTCGAGAAGGTTGCCGACTATGTCGGCTGGGGCCTGAACCACCTGGTGTTCCACGCGCCGGGCCACGATCAGAAGCGGTTCCTCGAGCTGTTCAAGACGGACCTCGAACCCCGTCTGCGAAAGCTCGGATGA
- a CDS encoding MBL fold metallo-hydrolase: MVEITQVSDAVHVVNGEAVNWVIASDDSGVTLFDSGYPGDRDDVLKSIAALGHKPQDVRAVVLTHGHIDHMGTAIWWAAEHGVPVYAHNAELGNVRRDYVDQAEPLKVVLNLWRPGWLPWVIHAMRLGAGVRDGIPTAAPLGPELADLPGAPAPIPTPGHSGGHCSFLVAGHVLVVGDAIITGHPVAKRSGPQLLPTPFTKDMEQARRSAEALADVDADVLAPGHGPAWIGSLRDAVQIALNT, translated from the coding sequence ATGGTGGAGATCACCCAGGTCAGCGACGCCGTACACGTGGTCAACGGGGAAGCGGTCAATTGGGTGATCGCATCGGACGATTCGGGCGTCACACTCTTCGACTCGGGCTATCCGGGCGATCGCGATGATGTACTGAAATCCATTGCGGCACTGGGTCATAAACCACAAGATGTGCGAGCAGTAGTGCTCACGCACGGCCATATCGACCATATGGGAACCGCGATCTGGTGGGCCGCCGAGCATGGCGTCCCCGTATACGCGCACAACGCCGAGCTGGGCAATGTCCGGCGCGACTACGTGGACCAGGCCGAACCGCTCAAGGTAGTGCTGAATCTGTGGCGGCCCGGATGGCTGCCGTGGGTGATCCACGCGATGCGCCTCGGGGCCGGCGTCCGCGACGGCATTCCGACGGCCGCTCCGCTCGGTCCCGAACTCGCGGATCTGCCGGGTGCGCCCGCGCCCATCCCCACTCCCGGTCACAGCGGCGGACATTGTTCGTTCCTGGTCGCGGGGCATGTGCTGGTGGTGGGTGACGCCATCATCACCGGACATCCCGTTGCCAAGCGCTCCGGACCTCAGCTGCTACCCACCCCGTTCACCAAGGACATGGAGCAGGCGCGCCGCAGCGCCGAGGCCCTCGCCGACGTCGACGCCGACGTGCTGGCCCCCGGCCACGGTCCGGCGTGGATCGGGTCACTGCGCGACGCGGTCCAGATCGCCCTGAACACCTAG
- a CDS encoding NtaA/DmoA family FMN-dependent monooxygenase (This protein belongs to a clade of FMN-dependent monooxygenases, within a broader family of flavin-dependent oxidoreductases, the luciferase-like monooxygenase (LMM) family, some of whose members use coenzyme F420 rather than FMN.), whose amino-acid sequence MSNPADAVRTREGKDRKPVHLAAHFPGVNNTTVWSDPASGSQIDFDSFVHLARTAERGLFDFFFLAEGLRLREHRERIYDLDVVGRPDTFTVLAALGAVTERLGLVGTINTTFNEPFNVARQFASLDHLSDGRAGWNMVTSSDAFTGENFRRGGFLDHADRYRRAEEFITVARKFWDSWDAAGEPLPVNHRGPQFTVRGVATAPASPQRHPVLLQAGDSADGRDFGAKHADALFTIHSSIPAGQKYYADVKARAVAHGRNPDQLKVFPGVTYVLGDTEQEAIEKAAYIRDQQVGPQTAIAYLEQVWGRDLSEYDPEGPLPDVDPTGDASITRGKARHGDPREIAAKYREIAEAKKLSIRELIKEVTSRQQFIGTPSQVATEVDRYIQADACDGFILVPHLTPGGLDDFVDTVVPLLQERGAFRAEYEHETLREHLGLDPISRASGDFRRETASA is encoded by the coding sequence ATGAGCAATCCTGCAGACGCAGTCCGGACCCGAGAAGGCAAAGATCGCAAGCCCGTTCATCTCGCGGCACACTTTCCCGGAGTCAACAACACCACGGTGTGGTCCGATCCCGCGTCCGGCAGCCAGATCGACTTCGACTCGTTCGTGCACCTGGCGCGCACTGCCGAGCGCGGACTGTTCGATTTTTTCTTCCTCGCCGAGGGGCTACGCCTGCGCGAGCATCGCGAGCGCATTTACGATCTCGACGTCGTCGGGCGGCCCGACACCTTCACGGTGCTGGCGGCGCTCGGCGCCGTCACCGAACGGCTCGGGCTGGTGGGCACCATCAACACCACCTTCAACGAACCATTCAACGTGGCACGGCAATTCGCCTCCCTGGATCATCTGTCGGACGGGCGGGCCGGCTGGAACATGGTCACCTCGTCCGATGCCTTCACCGGTGAGAACTTTCGGCGCGGCGGCTTTCTGGACCACGCCGACCGTTACCGCCGCGCCGAGGAATTCATCACCGTGGCGCGCAAGTTCTGGGACAGCTGGGATGCGGCGGGTGAGCCCCTCCCCGTCAATCACCGGGGTCCGCAATTCACCGTGCGCGGCGTCGCGACCGCTCCGGCCTCCCCACAGCGGCACCCGGTGCTGCTGCAGGCCGGGGATTCCGCGGATGGGCGCGACTTCGGCGCCAAGCATGCCGATGCCCTGTTCACTATTCACTCCTCGATTCCGGCGGGGCAGAAGTACTACGCCGACGTCAAGGCCCGCGCCGTTGCCCACGGGCGCAATCCGGACCAGCTCAAGGTCTTTCCCGGTGTCACCTACGTCCTCGGAGACACCGAACAGGAAGCGATCGAGAAGGCCGCGTACATCCGGGATCAGCAGGTGGGCCCGCAGACCGCCATCGCCTACCTCGAACAGGTGTGGGGCCGTGATCTTTCCGAGTACGACCCGGAGGGCCCGCTGCCGGATGTCGATCCGACGGGTGATGCGTCGATAACCCGGGGCAAGGCCCGCCACGGTGATCCCCGGGAGATCGCAGCCAAGTACCGGGAGATCGCCGAGGCCAAGAAGCTGTCGATCCGCGAGCTGATCAAGGAGGTCACCTCGCGCCAGCAGTTCATCGGCACCCCGTCACAGGTGGCCACCGAGGTGGATCGCTACATCCAGGCCGATGCCTGCGACGGCTTCATCCTGGTTCCGCACCTCACGCCGGGCGGGCTCGACGACTTCGTGGACACCGTGGTGCCGCTACTGCAGGAACGGGGCGCCTTCCGCGCCGAATACGAACACGAGACTCTGCGTGAACACCTGGGGCTCGACCCCATATCCCGGGCGAGTGGCGACTTTCGGCGCGAAACTGCGAGTGCGTAG